In Pseudomonas fluorescens, one genomic interval encodes:
- a CDS encoding ArsR/SmtB family transcription factor, translated as MHAEHQDIGVSQVAAAIAEPARTKILCSLMDGHARTSTELAAVAEVSASTASAHLAKLKDLALVRLHVQGRHRYYSLADQRVAQALEALMVIGQNAAPGFKPHTPDRLQFARTCYDHMAGTLAVLLHDRLLEAGWLVETDERVYRLSGTGDALFASLGIEVQDLSTLRRKFACPCLDWSMRRPHLGGSLGAALLQMALKRKWVTQDLDSRALALTVAGRKEMGKRFGLELPLDAKIKRSQPAAAPTVSPYTR; from the coding sequence ATGCACGCAGAACATCAAGACATCGGCGTTTCGCAGGTGGCGGCCGCCATCGCCGAACCGGCACGCACGAAAATTCTCTGCTCGCTGATGGACGGCCACGCCCGCACCAGCACTGAATTAGCGGCCGTGGCGGAAGTCAGCGCCTCCACCGCCAGTGCACATCTGGCCAAGCTCAAGGATCTGGCACTGGTGCGCCTGCACGTGCAGGGCCGCCATCGTTATTACAGCCTCGCCGATCAGCGGGTGGCTCAGGCGCTGGAAGCGTTGATGGTGATCGGACAGAACGCCGCGCCGGGCTTCAAGCCGCACACCCCGGATCGCCTGCAATTCGCCCGCACCTGCTACGACCACATGGCTGGGACGCTCGCGGTGTTGCTCCACGACCGTTTGCTCGAGGCGGGGTGGCTGGTGGAAACCGATGAGCGGGTTTATCGCTTGAGCGGCACCGGCGACGCGTTGTTTGCGAGCTTGGGAATTGAGGTGCAGGACTTGAGTACCTTGCGCCGCAAGTTTGCTTGCCCGTGCCTGGACTGGAGCATGCGCCGGCCGCATCTGGGCGGATCGTTGGGCGCGGCGTTGTTGCAGATGGCGTTGAAACGCAAGTGGGTGACGCAGGATCTTGATAGTCGAGCGTTGGCGCTCACCGTGGCGGGGCGAAAGGAAATGGGTAAGCGGTTTGGTCTTGAGTTGCCTTTAGACGCGAAGATCAAAAGATCGCAGCCTGCGGCAGCTCCTACAGTAAGTCCGTACACCCGATAA
- a CDS encoding FKBP-type peptidyl-prolyl cis-trans isomerase has translation MTDELQVINLQVGEGKAAVKGALITTHYTGWLEDGSEFDSSHSRGKPFQCVIGTGRVIKGWDQGLMGMQVGGKRKLLVPAHLGYGERTMGKIPPHSNLVFEIELLEVLTRED, from the coding sequence ATGACTGATGAACTGCAGGTAATCAATCTTCAGGTGGGCGAGGGCAAGGCTGCCGTCAAAGGCGCGCTGATCACCACCCATTACACTGGCTGGCTGGAAGACGGCAGCGAGTTCGATTCTTCCCACAGCCGTGGCAAACCTTTCCAGTGCGTGATTGGCACGGGCCGGGTGATCAAGGGCTGGGATCAAGGGCTAATGGGCATGCAAGTGGGCGGTAAGCGCAAGCTGCTGGTGCCGGCGCACTTGGGGTACGGCGAGCGGACGATGGGCAAGATTCCGCCGCATTCGAATCTGGTGTTCGAGATTGAATTGTTGGAGGTTTTGACGCGGGAGGATTGA
- a CDS encoding RcnB family protein codes for MNSKTLIASLALVAGIAGISPLVQAAQTSSEPTVQSPTSDRELKVNDRAPDIYQRSDKALKNWKQKGLKAPVDQAQWVQINDKYVMVMITNGTIVEMQPVER; via the coding sequence ATGAACAGCAAAACCCTAATCGCCAGCCTGGCCCTGGTCGCCGGCATTGCCGGGATCAGCCCACTTGTTCAAGCGGCGCAAACCTCAAGCGAACCCACGGTCCAGTCGCCGACCAGCGACCGCGAATTGAAGGTCAACGACCGGGCTCCAGACATTTATCAGCGCAGCGACAAAGCGTTGAAAAACTGGAAACAGAAAGGCTTGAAAGCCCCGGTCGATCAGGCGCAGTGGGTGCAGATCAATGACAAGTACGTGATGGTCATGATCACCAACGGCACCATTGTCGAGATGCAACCTGTCGAGCGTTAA
- a CDS encoding LysR substrate-binding domain-containing protein — protein sequence MKNSLPPLNAVRAFAVAARHQSFSLAADELHVSHSAVSRHVKLLEEHLGVLLFERRIRQSLLTPAGELFYQQVSAGLAQIADAAAELRRQAARPTITINVRPSFALLWLTPRLADFSVQHPHIDTQVVTQTQSPDPARDDFDIVIRRGRDDWAPTLEAHALFEDELVMVAAPALIERLPLTNLAGLSAHTLLTVRARREDWHHWAMHFGQSQSSSQVIRQFDYMHRVLEAAVAGEGIALCPTTLLGTHLSSGRLICPLPDLRMPLPRYYYGVAPQASAHTKVLIEWLQQQRP from the coding sequence ATGAAAAATTCACTTCCCCCGCTCAATGCGGTTCGCGCCTTCGCTGTGGCTGCTCGTCATCAGAGTTTCAGCCTGGCGGCCGACGAGCTGCATGTCAGCCATAGTGCGGTCAGCCGCCACGTCAAATTGCTTGAAGAACATCTGGGCGTTTTGTTGTTTGAACGGCGCATCAGGCAGTCGCTGCTGACGCCGGCGGGTGAGCTTTTTTATCAGCAAGTCAGCGCCGGTCTGGCGCAGATTGCCGACGCCGCTGCCGAGTTGAGGCGACAGGCAGCGCGGCCGACGATCACGATCAATGTCCGGCCGTCCTTCGCCCTGTTATGGCTGACGCCTCGTTTGGCGGACTTTTCGGTGCAGCATCCGCACATCGACACCCAGGTCGTCACGCAGACCCAGTCGCCGGATCCGGCCCGCGACGATTTCGACATTGTCATCCGCCGGGGCCGTGACGATTGGGCGCCGACGCTGGAGGCGCACGCGTTGTTCGAGGATGAATTGGTCATGGTCGCGGCGCCGGCATTGATTGAGCGACTGCCACTGACAAATCTCGCCGGCCTCAGTGCGCATACCTTGCTGACCGTCAGGGCGCGGCGTGAAGACTGGCACCACTGGGCCATGCATTTTGGCCAGAGCCAGAGCAGTAGCCAGGTGATCCGCCAGTTTGATTACATGCACCGGGTGCTGGAAGCGGCCGTGGCGGGCGAGGGCATCGCGCTGTGTCCGACTACTTTGCTCGGCACACATTTGTCGAGTGGTCGCCTGATCTGTCCGTTGCCGGATCTGCGCATGCCGCTGCCACGCTATTACTACGGCGTTGCCCCGCAAGCGTCGGCGCACACCAAAGTGTTGATTGAGTGGCTACAGCAACAGCGCCCATGA
- a CDS encoding MFS transporter: MTASIPHGGSRAGAIFRVTSGNFLEQFDFFLFGFYATQIAAVFFPASSEFASLMMTFAVFGAGFLMRPLGAIVLGAYIDDVGRRKGLIVTLSIMASGTILIVLVPGYETIGLFAPALVLVGRLLQGFSAGAELGGVSVYLSEIATPGRKGFFTAWQSASQQVAIIVAAALGYALNAWMAPDVIADWGWRIPFFVGCMIVPFIFFLRRNLAETEEFAARKHRPSMKEVFRTLGQNWGVVLGGMLMVALTTTAFYLITVYAPTFGKTVLHLSTSDALLVTLLVGVSNFFWLPIGGMLSDRIGRRPVLIAMALLALATTYPALSYLVQAPSFSHMLLSLLWLSFIYGMYNGAMIPALTEIMPVEVRVAGFSLAYSLATAIFGGFTPAMSTFLIQYTGDKAAPGYWMSVGALCALCATLYLYRRAGGRLQPVAA; this comes from the coding sequence ATGACAGCCTCAATCCCACATGGCGGCTCGCGGGCCGGCGCCATTTTCCGGGTCACCTCGGGCAACTTCCTCGAACAGTTCGACTTCTTTCTGTTCGGCTTCTACGCCACGCAGATCGCGGCGGTGTTCTTCCCGGCGAGCAGTGAGTTCGCTTCCCTGATGATGACCTTTGCCGTATTCGGCGCAGGCTTTCTGATGCGTCCGCTGGGCGCCATCGTGCTGGGTGCGTACATCGATGACGTCGGTCGGCGCAAAGGGTTGATCGTCACCCTGTCGATCATGGCCAGCGGCACGATCCTGATTGTGCTGGTGCCCGGATACGAGACCATTGGTCTGTTTGCGCCAGCGCTGGTGCTGGTCGGACGGCTATTGCAAGGCTTCTCCGCCGGTGCGGAACTGGGCGGTGTTTCGGTGTACTTGTCGGAAATCGCCACCCCTGGCCGCAAGGGCTTTTTCACTGCCTGGCAGTCGGCCAGTCAGCAAGTGGCGATCATCGTCGCGGCAGCCTTGGGCTATGCGTTGAACGCGTGGATGGCGCCAGACGTGATTGCCGATTGGGGCTGGCGCATTCCGTTTTTCGTCGGTTGCATGATCGTGCCCTTCATCTTTTTCCTGCGGCGTAACCTGGCAGAAACCGAAGAGTTTGCCGCACGCAAACACCGCCCGAGCATGAAGGAAGTGTTTCGCACGCTTGGCCAGAACTGGGGCGTGGTGCTCGGCGGCATGTTGATGGTCGCGCTGACCACCACTGCGTTCTACCTGATCACCGTGTACGCGCCGACCTTCGGCAAGACCGTGCTGCACCTGAGCACTTCCGATGCGTTGCTGGTGACCTTGCTGGTGGGCGTGTCGAACTTCTTCTGGCTGCCGATTGGCGGCATGTTGTCCGACCGTATCGGCCGGCGCCCGGTGCTGATCGCCATGGCGCTGCTGGCACTGGCCACCACCTATCCGGCGCTGTCGTACCTGGTGCAGGCGCCGAGCTTCAGCCATATGTTGCTGTCGCTGCTGTGGCTGTCGTTCATCTACGGCATGTACAACGGCGCGATGATTCCGGCGCTGACCGAGATCATGCCGGTGGAAGTGCGAGTAGCCGGTTTCTCCCTCGCCTACAGCCTGGCGACCGCGATTTTCGGCGGTTTCACCCCGGCGATGTCGACCTTCCTGATCCAGTACACCGGCGACAAAGCGGCGCCGGGTTACTGGATGAGCGTCGGCGCACTCTGCGCGTTGTGCGCCACGTTGTACCTCTATCGCCGCGCAGGCGGCCGTTTGCAACCGGTTGCCGCCTAA
- the dmeF gene encoding CDF family Co(II)/Ni(II) efflux transporter DmeF: MSLTPSAERFSHDHQFLGASHDENARRTLWVVALTFVMMIGEIAAGYLTGSMALLADGFHMATHAGALGIAAAAYGFARRNANNRRYSFGTGKVGDLAGFASAMVLGLVSLGIAGESIFRLFEPTTVAFGEATLIAIVGLGVNILSAFLLMGHHGHDHGHQHDHAHGHDHHHHHDNNLRSAYVHVLADALTSVLAIAALLAGRYLGWVWLDPAMGIVGSIVIAKWAYNLMRDSAAVLLDTTDEPVAAEIRELLEISDDVRISDLHVWQVGPQARAAIVSVVAAAGVTTEAIRERLAPVHELSHLTIELRSA, translated from the coding sequence ATGAGCCTGACCCCAAGCGCTGAGCGTTTCAGCCACGATCACCAATTCCTCGGCGCGTCTCACGACGAAAACGCCCGCCGCACCTTGTGGGTGGTGGCGCTAACCTTTGTGATGATGATCGGCGAGATCGCCGCCGGTTATCTCACCGGCTCCATGGCCCTGCTGGCCGACGGTTTCCACATGGCGACCCATGCCGGGGCGTTGGGCATTGCTGCTGCGGCCTATGGTTTCGCCCGGCGCAACGCCAACAACCGCCGCTACAGTTTCGGCACCGGCAAGGTCGGCGATCTGGCCGGTTTTGCTTCAGCCATGGTGCTGGGGCTGGTGTCGCTGGGCATTGCCGGCGAGTCGATTTTTCGCTTGTTTGAACCAACTACCGTGGCGTTCGGCGAAGCGACCCTGATCGCGATTGTCGGGTTGGGCGTAAACATCCTCAGCGCCTTCCTGCTGATGGGCCATCACGGCCACGACCATGGCCATCAGCATGATCACGCGCACGGCCACGATCATCATCACCATCACGACAACAATCTGCGTTCGGCCTATGTCCATGTACTGGCCGATGCCCTGACCTCGGTGCTGGCGATTGCCGCGTTGCTGGCCGGGCGCTACCTCGGTTGGGTGTGGCTGGATCCGGCGATGGGGATTGTCGGCTCGATTGTCATCGCGAAGTGGGCCTATAACCTGATGCGCGACAGCGCTGCGGTGCTGCTCGACACCACCGACGAACCGGTTGCCGCAGAGATTCGCGAACTGCTGGAAATCTCGGACGACGTGCGCATCAGCGACCTGCACGTCTGGCAGGTCGGCCCGCAGGCGCGGGCGGCGATTGTCAGTGTGGTCGCGGCGGCGGGCGTGACGACGGAGGCGATTCGCGAACGGCTGGCGCCGGTGCATGAGCTGTCGCACCTGACCATTGAGCTGCGCAGCGCTTAA
- a CDS encoding metal/formaldehyde-sensitive transcriptional repressor, which translates to MSHIHEHKDELLNRVRRIAGQVQAVEKALEGDADCAKTLHLVAAIRGAVNGLMEQFIEAHTREHVAHPDLTDEQRAQGAEDLLQAIRRYSK; encoded by the coding sequence ATGTCGCACATTCATGAACACAAGGACGAGCTGCTCAACCGTGTACGACGCATTGCCGGCCAGGTACAGGCCGTCGAGAAAGCGCTCGAGGGCGATGCCGATTGCGCCAAGACCTTGCATCTGGTGGCGGCGATTCGCGGGGCGGTCAACGGGTTGATGGAGCAGTTCATTGAGGCCCACACCCGTGAGCACGTGGCGCATCCCGATCTCACCGATGAACAGCGCGCTCAGGGCGCCGAAGATCTGTTGCAAGCCATCCGCCGTTATTCCAAATAG
- a CDS encoding branched-chain amino acid aminotransferase, which yields MGNESINWDKLGFDYIKTDKRYLSYFRNGEWDKGTLTEDNVLHISEGSTALHYGQQCFEGLKAYRCKDGSINLFRPDQNAARMQRSCARLLMPHVSTEQFIEACKEVVRANERFIPPYGTGGALYLRPFVIGVGDNIGVRTAPEFIFSVFAIPVGAYFKGGLTPHNFQISSFDRAAPQGTGAAKVGGNYAASLMPGSQAKKAHFADAIYLDPLTHKKIEEVGSANFFGITHDNKFITPNSPSVLPGITRLSLIELAKTRLGLEVIEGDVLIDKLSDFKEAGACGTAAVITPIGGISYNDHLHVFHSETEVGPVTQKLYKELTGVQTGDIEAPAGWIVKV from the coding sequence ATGGGTAACGAAAGCATCAATTGGGACAAGCTGGGTTTTGACTACATCAAGACCGACAAACGCTATCTGTCGTACTTTCGCAATGGCGAGTGGGACAAAGGCACCCTGACCGAAGACAACGTGCTGCACATCAGCGAAGGCTCGACTGCCCTTCACTATGGCCAGCAGTGCTTCGAAGGCCTGAAGGCTTATCGTTGCAAGGACGGCTCGATCAACCTGTTCCGTCCTGACCAGAACGCCGCGCGCATGCAACGCAGCTGCGCTCGCCTGCTGATGCCGCACGTGTCGACCGAGCAGTTCATCGAAGCGTGCAAGGAAGTGGTTCGCGCCAACGAGCGCTTCATCCCGCCATACGGCACCGGCGGCGCGCTGTACCTGCGTCCGTTCGTGATCGGCGTGGGTGACAACATCGGCGTGCGTACCGCGCCGGAGTTCATCTTCTCGGTATTCGCGATCCCGGTCGGCGCCTACTTCAAGGGCGGCCTGACTCCGCACAACTTCCAGATCTCCAGCTTCGACCGCGCCGCCCCACAAGGCACCGGTGCGGCCAAGGTCGGTGGCAACTATGCCGCCAGCCTGATGCCGGGCTCCCAGGCCAAGAAAGCGCACTTCGCTGACGCCATCTACCTGGATCCGCTGACCCACAAGAAGATCGAGGAAGTCGGTTCGGCCAACTTCTTCGGGATCACCCACGACAACAAGTTCATCACCCCGAACTCGCCATCCGTGCTGCCAGGCATCACCCGTCTGTCGCTGATCGAACTGGCGAAAACCCGTCTGGGTCTGGAAGTGATTGAAGGCGACGTGCTGATCGACAAACTGTCGGACTTCAAGGAAGCCGGCGCCTGCGGTACCGCGGCGGTGATCACCCCGATCGGCGGGATCAGTTACAACGACCACCTGCACGTGTTCCACAGCGAAACCGAAGTCGGCCCGGTCACCCAGAAGCTCTACAAAGAGCTGACTGGCGTGCAGACCGGCGACATCGAAGCGCCAGCGGGCTGGATCGTCAAGGTTTGA
- a CDS encoding LysE family translocator — translation MHSYGLFVLFAALTILSPGPGVVLTLSNAVRLGWTGAVPGILGIASGAFVVAALSATSVGLILSASAEAFTVLKYAGAAYLLYLGFKSWRSDRFRSLQQVRPSRPGYRFLEAASLQFLNPKAIFFFLAVFPQFIDTEQAFYPQFFKLVASYAVLVILVHGSYALLANAAKGWLSSPKGSWLAAKVSGVTFAGFGLLMASATR, via the coding sequence ATGCACAGCTACGGACTCTTTGTATTGTTCGCCGCCCTGACCATTTTGAGCCCCGGCCCGGGCGTGGTGCTGACCCTGTCCAACGCCGTGCGCCTGGGCTGGACCGGCGCAGTACCCGGCATTCTGGGCATCGCCTCGGGCGCGTTCGTGGTGGCTGCCCTCAGCGCCACCAGCGTCGGCTTGATCCTCAGCGCCTCGGCCGAGGCGTTTACCGTGCTGAAATACGCCGGAGCTGCATACCTGTTGTACTTGGGCTTCAAGAGCTGGCGTTCAGATCGTTTCCGTAGCCTGCAGCAGGTTCGCCCTTCTCGTCCGGGCTACCGTTTTCTCGAAGCCGCGTCCCTGCAGTTTCTCAATCCGAAAGCGATCTTCTTCTTTCTGGCCGTATTCCCGCAGTTCATCGACACTGAACAGGCTTTTTACCCGCAGTTCTTCAAACTGGTGGCCTCTTACGCGGTGCTGGTAATTCTGGTGCACGGCAGCTACGCCCTGCTCGCCAATGCGGCCAAAGGCTGGCTGTCGAGCCCGAAAGGATCCTGGCTGGCGGCAAAAGTCTCGGGGGTGACCTTTGCCGGTTTTGGTCTGCTGATGGCGTCGGCAACCCGCTGA
- a CDS encoding putative DNA modification/repair radical SAM protein, protein MQIIDKLSILADAAKYDASCASSGAPKRSSEGKSGLGSTDGMGICHSYTPDGRCVSLLKILLTNFCLYDCQYCVNRRSSDVPRARFTPEEVVTLTLDFYRRNCVSGLFLSSGIIRSADYTMEQLVRVAKLLREQHEFRGYIHLKTIPEADPALIEEAGRYADRLSVNIELPTDASLQTLAPEKQIGSIKQAMNTIYTGVQTVLNEPRSAKFAPAGQSTQMIVGADDTDDSTILHSAQSLYGNYRLRRVYYSAFSPIPDSPKSVPLAAPPLMREHRLYQADFLLRSYGYSADELLKGPGNLALDIDPKLAWALQNREVFPLDLNRAEPSLIARIPGIGLRTTERLVQLRQQRRIRYEDVARMRCVLAKAKPFIITSDYHPQQAEVTSHMLYQQLRDRPQPQQMGLWG, encoded by the coding sequence ATGCAAATCATCGACAAGCTCAGCATTCTCGCCGACGCCGCCAAGTACGACGCCTCCTGCGCCAGCAGCGGTGCGCCCAAGCGCAGCTCCGAAGGCAAGAGCGGGTTGGGCTCGACCGATGGCATGGGCATCTGCCACAGCTACACGCCGGACGGCCGTTGCGTGTCGCTGCTGAAAATCCTCCTGACCAATTTCTGTCTCTACGACTGCCAGTATTGCGTCAACCGTCGCTCCAGCGATGTGCCGCGCGCACGCTTCACCCCCGAGGAAGTGGTCACGCTGACCCTGGATTTCTACCGGCGCAACTGCGTCAGCGGGCTGTTTCTCAGTTCGGGGATCATCCGTTCGGCGGACTACACCATGGAACAACTGGTGCGCGTGGCGAAGCTGTTGCGCGAGCAGCACGAGTTTCGCGGCTACATTCACCTCAAGACCATTCCCGAGGCCGATCCGGCATTGATCGAGGAGGCCGGGCGCTACGCCGATCGCCTCAGCGTCAATATCGAACTGCCCACCGACGCCAGCCTGCAAACCCTGGCGCCGGAGAAGCAGATCGGTTCGATCAAGCAGGCAATGAACACCATTTACACCGGCGTACAAACGGTGCTCAACGAACCGCGTTCGGCAAAATTCGCTCCCGCCGGGCAGAGCACGCAAATGATTGTCGGCGCCGATGACACCGACGACAGCACGATCCTGCACAGCGCCCAGTCGCTGTATGGCAACTACCGCTTGCGGCGCGTCTACTATTCGGCCTTCAGCCCGATTCCCGACAGCCCGAAAAGCGTGCCACTGGCCGCGCCACCGCTGATGCGCGAACACCGTCTGTATCAAGCCGATTTCCTCTTGCGCAGCTACGGCTACAGCGCCGATGAGTTGCTCAAGGGCCCTGGTAATCTGGCGCTGGATATCGATCCGAAACTGGCTTGGGCGCTGCAGAATCGCGAGGTGTTTCCGCTGGACCTGAACCGCGCCGAGCCGTCGCTGATCGCACGAATCCCCGGCATCGGCCTGCGTACCACCGAACGTCTGGTGCAATTGCGCCAGCAACGGCGCATTCGCTACGAAGATGTGGCGCGCATGCGTTGTGTGTTGGCCAAGGCCAAGCCGTTCATCATCACCAGCGACTACCACCCGCAACAGGCCGAAGTCACCAGTCATATGCTTTACCAGCAACTGCGCGACCGGCCGCAGCCGCAGCAGATGGGGTTGTGGGGATGA
- a CDS encoding DUF6124 family protein, with the protein MFKVTPNPPEADAIPDPESTSPYSRRLHEAAERALDHYLKPQAPPERKPSHMFVVAPNMDNEELLTHACESMASASIMLSDFASLLDTPYRNTLLGIQQVVMLGELAVNRALDNLESPISN; encoded by the coding sequence ATGTTTAAAGTGACGCCAAATCCGCCTGAAGCGGACGCAATACCTGACCCGGAATCAACATCCCCCTATTCCAGAAGACTCCACGAAGCCGCCGAACGCGCCCTCGATCACTACCTGAAACCGCAAGCCCCGCCCGAGCGCAAACCCAGCCACATGTTTGTCGTCGCCCCGAACATGGACAACGAAGAACTGCTGACCCACGCCTGCGAATCCATGGCCTCGGCCAGCATCATGCTCAGCGACTTCGCCAGCCTGCTCGACACGCCCTACCGCAACACCCTGCTCGGCATCCAGCAAGTGGTGATGCTAGGCGAACTCGCCGTCAACCGCGCCCTCGACAACCTCGAGTCCCCTATCAGCAATTGA
- a CDS encoding sensor domain-containing diguanylate cyclase, whose translation MTYLWISLALGVVMIGLIVVLIWRARGLRKQLNEYRELLTRAAERQNIHQDGDAERFKRSQYFARIGTWDWEVDTDRLYWSDAIYGMFGFKIGEITPSYALFCSCVHPDDRVRVRDGELRCLETGENHDEEYRVVWPDGTIRWLRETGNVVRNDHDAVIKMMGVVRDITEEKASASYLQHLAHFDPLTGLPNRLVLEERLSEALEQARRSLTRVALVFIDLNGFKAINDHYGHAAGDRVLITTATRLKRILRATDTVARIGGDEFVVILQGLAPSLNLQDEARSICQKIFIELSPPISIGNDQRHVGTSLGVAVFPDHAPTMDRLLHIADLAMYEAKRSGNNQYRLGGESPARVHAQGFESGT comes from the coding sequence ATGACTTACCTCTGGATCAGCCTTGCCCTTGGCGTTGTCATGATTGGATTGATCGTCGTCTTGATCTGGCGAGCGCGCGGTTTGCGCAAGCAACTGAACGAATACCGCGAGCTGCTGACCCGCGCCGCCGAACGCCAGAACATCCACCAGGACGGTGACGCCGAGCGTTTCAAACGCAGCCAATATTTTGCGCGGATCGGCACTTGGGACTGGGAAGTCGACACCGATCGGCTGTACTGGTCAGACGCGATCTACGGCATGTTCGGGTTCAAGATCGGCGAGATCACGCCGTCTTATGCGCTGTTCTGCTCCTGCGTGCACCCGGACGACCGCGTCAGAGTGCGCGACGGTGAATTGCGTTGCCTGGAGACCGGTGAAAACCACGATGAGGAATACCGCGTAGTCTGGCCCGACGGTACGATTCGCTGGCTGCGCGAGACTGGTAATGTGGTGCGCAACGACCACGACGCGGTGATCAAGATGATGGGCGTGGTGCGCGACATTACCGAGGAGAAAGCCTCGGCGAGTTACCTCCAGCACCTCGCCCACTTCGACCCGTTGACCGGTCTGCCCAATCGTCTGGTGCTCGAGGAGCGTTTATCCGAAGCACTGGAACAGGCGCGCCGCAGCCTGACCCGGGTGGCACTGGTGTTTATCGATCTCAACGGTTTCAAGGCGATCAACGACCACTACGGTCATGCCGCCGGCGACCGCGTGCTGATCACCACTGCGACTCGTCTGAAACGCATCCTGCGCGCCACCGACACCGTCGCGCGGATTGGCGGCGACGAATTCGTAGTAATCCTGCAAGGTCTGGCCCCGAGCCTCAACCTGCAGGACGAAGCCCGCAGCATCTGTCAGAAAATTTTCATCGAACTGTCCCCACCGATCAGCATCGGCAACGACCAGCGCCATGTCGGTACCAGCCTTGGGGTCGCGGTGTTTCCGGACCATGCGCCAACCATGGATCGGCTGCTGCACATTGCCGATCTGGCGATGTATGAGGCCAAGCGCAGTGGGAATAATCAGTATCGGTTGGGGGGCGAGAGCCCTGCACGAGTGCATGCGCAGGGCTTTGAGTCGGGGACTTAA
- a CDS encoding cytochrome P450, producing MDPIIAATHADPYPYYAKLRAEGGLTFDHGLKLWVASSARAVRAVLTHADCRVRPLLEPVPKAIASGLAGKVFGQLMRMNDGERQRCPRAAIEPSLQLIDDEQVRALVAARLITADADGLYKAMFRGPVCVVAALLGFTPAQGRAISELTADFVACLSPLSNDLQLAAAHAAAEQLRGYFVELLAEPPSDLLKAFGQRFDGDEETMIANLIGLCSQTFEASAGLIGNALIALRRQPELRHASVDALLAEVQRFDPPVQNTRRFVAQTCEIDGVRLEAGEVILVLLASANRDPLLNAEPERFLLDRPDRRSFSFGSGRHQCPGQTLALSIAAATVREILDQGMNLQQLTWHYRPSLNGRIPLFSAMQP from the coding sequence ATGGACCCGATCATCGCTGCGACGCATGCCGATCCCTACCCCTACTACGCCAAACTGCGCGCCGAGGGCGGACTGACCTTTGATCATGGATTGAAGCTGTGGGTCGCCAGCAGCGCCCGAGCGGTGCGTGCGGTTCTGACGCATGCCGATTGTCGGGTGCGACCGTTGCTGGAACCGGTGCCCAAGGCGATTGCCTCGGGGCTGGCCGGCAAGGTGTTCGGGCAGTTGATGCGGATGAACGATGGCGAGCGTCAGCGCTGTCCGCGTGCGGCAATCGAGCCGTCACTGCAGTTGATAGATGACGAGCAAGTACGCGCACTGGTGGCCGCGCGTCTGATTACAGCGGACGCCGACGGCTTATATAAGGCGATGTTTCGCGGCCCGGTGTGCGTGGTCGCGGCGCTGCTCGGCTTCACCCCGGCGCAAGGCCGGGCGATCAGTGAGCTGACGGCGGATTTCGTCGCCTGCCTGTCGCCGCTGAGCAATGACCTGCAACTGGCGGCGGCGCATGCGGCGGCGGAGCAATTGCGCGGTTACTTCGTCGAGTTGCTGGCCGAACCGCCTAGCGATTTGCTCAAGGCGTTCGGGCAGCGATTTGATGGCGATGAGGAGACCATGATTGCCAACCTGATCGGCCTCTGTTCGCAGACGTTCGAGGCCAGTGCGGGACTGATCGGCAATGCACTGATTGCGCTGCGACGTCAGCCCGAATTGCGCCATGCCTCAGTGGACGCACTGTTGGCCGAGGTTCAGCGCTTTGATCCGCCAGTGCAGAACACTCGGCGCTTTGTCGCGCAGACTTGCGAGATCGATGGCGTGCGGCTTGAGGCCGGTGAGGTGATTCTGGTGCTGCTGGCTTCGGCCAACCGCGATCCTTTGTTGAATGCAGAGCCCGAGCGGTTTCTGCTGGATCGTCCTGACCGGCGCAGTTTCAGCTTTGGCAGCGGTCGGCATCAGTGTCCGGGGCAGACGCTGGCGTTGAGCATTGCCGCTGCGACTGTCAGAGAAATCCTTGATCAGGGTATGAATCTGCAACAACTGACGTGGCATTACCGCCCATCGCTCAATGGGCGGATTCCCCTGTTCAGCGCAATGCAGCCTTAA